The following are encoded in a window of Myxocyprinus asiaticus isolate MX2 ecotype Aquarium Trade chromosome 17, UBuf_Myxa_2, whole genome shotgun sequence genomic DNA:
- the zgc:136872 gene encoding calpain-3, with protein sequence MPASGVCLNIVSERNHKDGQGSPSNPEMFLGQDFHRLKTFCLRERLRFIDNLFPPEKKSIGLGPLPYADLARVVWKRPQDLVSNPIYIVEGTSRFDFIQGNLGNCWFLASVGALTFQRRIMTQIIHEEQNFSVDYAGIFHFRFWRFGKWVDVVIDDKLPTIDGRLVFVQSKTPNEFWPALLEKAYAKVCGSYADMNAGNISEALMDFTGGPHMTFKLSEATENLWELMRRASQSESLMGCGTPGGPVLQNTVLRNGLVEMHAYAVTGVAEVVCQGRPVKLVRILNPWGRGEWNGDWSDNSPLWKLARSEDQRYNTVLDNGEFWMSMEDFCKNYENVDICCTDINVLAGSQSSSWKTEVHNGQWVIGTTAGGCLNNPDSFSKNPQYHVILQKTAEDPREENTPNMLVSLTQKSNKRNRHLATNLHIGFVIYEVPAHLKDHKGKFSASFFKSTPPVGKVKNFLNAREIMEFFRLKAGEYLIVPSTFDQNEASSFILMIYSKTKAIVQDSSGYGITRTKIIPRDNDDSFPLFLQYADQYGEVDAERLQRLLNDNLHAGLSQKPKGFSLDLCKSMVALMDLTVTGRLCEFECLRLWKRVEMLKDIFYHKDISHTGTLSLNELQNALQAAGFVLSDSMLNLMALRYGDSSGQINLENFVFLILRMECMDKTFKRIAAGGQGMMLQENEWMHLTMYS encoded by the exons ATGCCAGCGTCTGGCGTGTGTTTAAACATTGTATCGGAGCGTAACCATAAAGATGGACAGGGGTCGCCCAGCAATCCTGAGATGTTTCTGGGTCAAGACTTCCACAGGTTGAAGACGTTTTGCCTGAGGGAACGACTCAGATTCATAGATAACTTGTTCCCACCGGAGAAAAAATCCATTGGTTTGGGGCCTCTGCCGTATGCTGACCTGGCCAGAGTGGTGTGGAAAAGACCACAG GATCTGGTGTCAAATCCTATATACATTGTTGAAGGAACTTCAAGGTTTGATTTTATCCAGGGTAATTTAG GTAACTGCTGGTTTTTGGCATCGGTCGGAGCTCTTACATTTCAAAGAAGGATTATGACGCAGATTATCCATGAAGAGCAAAATTTCTCTGTGGATTATGCAGGAATATTTCACTTTAGG TTCTGGAGATTTGGAAAATGGGTTGATGTTGTTATTGACGACAAGCTACCGACGATTGACGGACGACTCGTCTTTGTTCAATCCAAAACACCAAATGAATTCTGGCCTGCTTTGCTAGAGAAAGCTTACGCTAA AGTCTGTGGCTCTTATGCAGATATGAATGCAGGAAACATCTCGGAAGCTCTGATGGACTTCACCGGTGGACCGCACATGACGTTCAAACTAAGTGAAGCAACGGAGAATCTGTGGGAACTTATGAGAcgagccagccaatcagaatcctTGATGGGATGTGGTACTCCTGGAGGG CCAGTGCTGCAAAATACAGTGTTACGCAACGGCCTTGTAGAAATGCACGCATACGCGGTCACAGGAGTTGCTGAG GTTGTATGTCAGGGCCGTCCAGTGAAGCTGGTGAGAATCTTAAACCCTTGGGGACGTGGAGAATGGAACGGGGACTGGAGCGATAA TTCCCCTTTGTGGAAACTTGCACGATCTGAGGACCAAAGATACAACACTGTGCTCGACAACGGAGAATTCTG GATGTCTATGGAGGATTTCTGCAAGAATTATGAAAATGTGGATATATGCTGTACGGATATAAATGTTCTTGCTGGATCTCAGTCTTCCTCCTGGAAAACTGAAGTGCACAATGGCCAGTGGGTGATCGGAACTACAGCTGGGGGTTGCTTAAATAATCCAG ACAGTTTTTCCAAAAATCCCCAGTATCATGTGATACTTCAGAAGACGGCTGAAGATCCCAGAGAGGAAAACACTCCCAATATGCTGGTGTCTCTCACACAGAAATCTAACAAGAGAAACAGAcacctagcaaccaatttgcATATTGGCTTCGTCATTTATGAG GTCCCAGCTCAT TTGAAGGACCATAAAGGAAAATTCTCTGCGTCATTCTTCAAATCCACCCCTCCTGTTGGAAAAGTCAAAAACTTCCTCAATGCTCGAGAAATCATGGAGTTTTTCAGACTCAAAGCGGGCGAATACCTCATCGTCCCGTCAACTTTCGACCAGAATGAAGCTTCATCTTTCATTCTGATGATTTATTCAAAGACAAAAGCCATCGTTCa AGACAGTTCTGGATATGGCATCACAAGAACAAAG ATCATTCCTAGGGATAATGATGACTCATTCCCGCTCTTTCTACAATATGCAGATCAG tATGGCGAGGTGGATGCAGAGCGTCTTCAAAGACTTCTGAATGATAACCTTCACGCAG GACTTTCTCAGAAACCTAAAGGATTTAGCTTGGATTTGTGTAAGAGTATGGTGGCGCTGATGGAT CTCACTGTCACTGGAAGACTCTGTGAATTTGAATGTCTTCGTCTTTGGAAACGAGTTGAAATGCTGAAG GACATTTTCTATCATAAGGACATCTCTCATACTGGAACTCTCTCTCTGAACGAACTCCAGAATGCTCTCCAAGCTGCAG GGTTTGTATTGAGTGACAGTATGCTGAATCTCATGGCTCTACGATACGGTGACTCTAGTGGACAGATTAATCTAGAGAACTTTGTTTTCCTCATTCTACGCATGGAATGCATGGACA AAACATTCAAGAGGATCGCTGCTGGAGGGCAAGGCATGATGCTTCAAGAAAATGAG TGGATGCATCTCACCATGTACTCATGA
- the LOC127455189 gene encoding transmembrane protein 151B-like, protein MSPPASAATASESSTTTVFEDDTDSPREEQRPMKQSLSKSMCREVFWKCLLLSMLMYGCMGAMVWCHVTKVTRLTFDSAYKGKSMMYHDSPCSDGYIYIPLAFLIMLYFVYLVECWHCHARNELQYKVNVEGIYERVQRMQQAKPCIWWKAISYHYVRRTRQVTRYRNGDAYTTTQVYHERVNTHVAEAEYDYGHCGVKDVSKQLAGLEKSAITKLRFTKCFSFANVESENSYLTQRARFFTDNEGLDDYMEAREGMHLKNVDFKEYMIAFSNPDHHPWYVSNYVFWTASFLTLSWPLRVLTEYRTAYVHYRVEKLFGADYIPVTPCDERPYCRRIPRVNTIDSTELEWHIRSNQQLVPSYSEAGLMDLAQRSGGVRQNCERCHRAISSSSVFSRSALSICNGSPRIPFSGSRFSLGRLYGSRRSCFWRSGSLDEPESPSENTQCLSGRITTDEEDPPPYQDALYFPVLIVHCSESCPNHRSFHRNSSCVETSL, encoded by the exons ATGTCCCCTCCAGCATCCGCTGCGACAGCCAGTGAGAGCAGCACTACCACTGTTTTCGAAGACGACACGGACAGCCCTCGAGAGGAG CAGAGGCCTATGAAGCAATCCCTGAGCAAGTCCATGTGCAGAGAAGTGTTCTGGAAATGCCTGCTGTTGTCCATGCTCATGTATGGATGCATGGGAGCCATGGTGTGGTGCCATGTCACCAAGGTCACCCGGTTGACCTTTGACAGTGCCTACAAAGGGAAGTCCATGATGTACCATGACAGTCCCTGCTCTGACGGCTACATCTACATTCCACTGGCCTTCCTCATCATGCTTTACTTTGTTTATCTGGTGGAGTGCTGGCACTGCCATGCCAGAAACGAGCTTCAGTACAAGGTGAACGTGGAAGGAATTTATGAAAGAGTCCAGAGAATGCAGCAAGCCAAGCCTTGTATCTGGTGGAAGGCCATTAGCTACCACTACGTACGACGTACGCGCCAAGTTACACGGTACCGCAATGGAGACGCCTACACCACCACACAAGTGTATCACGAGAGAGTGAACACGCACGTGGCTGAGGCAGAATATGATTATGGACACTGTGGTGTCAAGGATGTCTCCAAGCAGCTAGCTGGTCTGGAAAAGTCAGCCATCACCAAACTGAGGTTCACCAAGTGCTTTAGCTTTGCCAACGTGGAGTCTGAAAATTCCTATTTGACCCAGCGTGCAAGGTTCTTCACTGATAACGAAGGACTGGACGATTACATGGAGGCCCGGGAGGGGATGCACCTGAAAAACGTAGACTTCAAAGAGTACATGATTGCCTTTTCCAACCCAGACCACCACCCCTGGTACGTCTCTAACTATGTCTTCTGGACGGCTTCCTTTCTGACTTTGTCCTGGCCCTTGCGGGTGCTGACGGAGTACCGCACAGCTTACGTCCACTACCGTGTGGAGAAGCTCTTTGGTGCAGACTACATCCCTGTGACACCATGTGACGAGAGACCCTACTGCAGACGTATCCCAAGGGTCAACACCATAGATAGCACTGAACTGGAATGGCACATTCGTTCAAACCAGCAGCTGGTGCCCAGTTACTCCGAGGCAGGCTTGATGGATCTGGCACAGCGTTCAGGAGGCGTCAGGCAGAACTGCGAGCGCTGCCATCGTGCCATCAGCAGCTCGTCCGTATTCTCCCGCAGTGCCCTCAGCATCTGCAATGGCAGTCCACGGATCCCCTTCAGCGGAAGTCGCTTCTCTCTGGGCAGGCTGTATGGCTCCCGCCGCAGCTGTTTTTGGAGAAGCGGAAGCTTGGATGAACCCGAGAGCCCCAGCGAAAACACACAATGCCTGTCGGGACGAATCACCACTGATGAGGAAGACCCACCACCCTACCAGGATGCGCTGTACTTCCCAGTGCTTATTGTTCACTGTAGTGAAAGCTGCCCCAACCACCGGTCCTTCCATAGGAATAGCTCATGCGTAGAAACATCTTTATGA